Proteins encoded in a region of the Rubrobacter aplysinae genome:
- a CDS encoding SRPBCC family protein, with protein sequence MRGREARGKDSRGPASASPAEREVVESRTIAGISRESLFRRLSDVERFPEWGYGLRSVRLRPAPPPPSTHSGPTIHNGLRTGDQIEFGLRAAGMEHHVTSLVTRIEPPRLIEWRYLSGASGYGGWLLEDVSGEAGLTARMTLSTDYSVEPPWLDRLAHRPFFRGLISDLMGRSLRRLAEGLEREF encoded by the coding sequence ATGAGAGGAAGAGAGGCTCGTGGCAAAGACTCTCGGGGGCCAGCGTCAGCTAGCCCGGCGGAACGGGAGGTCGTCGAGAGCCGGACCATCGCGGGTATCTCCCGCGAGAGCCTTTTCAGGCGGCTCTCGGATGTGGAGCGTTTCCCGGAGTGGGGTTACGGGCTAAGAAGCGTGAGGCTGCGCCCCGCACCTCCTCCACCCTCCACACACTCTGGACCCACCATCCACAATGGCCTGCGAACTGGAGACCAGATCGAGTTCGGACTGCGCGCCGCCGGTATGGAGCACCACGTAACGAGCCTCGTCACCCGGATCGAGCCTCCCAGGCTCATAGAGTGGCGCTACCTCTCCGGAGCCAGCGGATATGGAGGCTGGCTACTGGAAGACGTGTCCGGGGAAGCCGGTCTCACGGCACGCATGACGCTCTCCACCGACTACTCGGTGGAGCCGCCGTGGCTGGACAGGCTTGCCCACCGACCGTTCTTCCGGGGGCTCATATCCGACCTTATGGGGCGTTCGCTGCGGCGTCTCGCGGAAGGTCTGGAGCGCGAGTTCTAG
- a CDS encoding lysylphosphatidylglycerol synthase transmembrane domain-containing protein produces MLERLKRNLLLAIVLAVAVYLVLFIISGFGDLRAALDGFRWSLVPVILGLVALSYVGRFFRWVYYLKVLGISLPTGINAAIFTAGLSMAISPGKLGEVLKSLFVKQVSGDPVARTAPAVVAERATDGTGMVLWGMLGVLAFNYGPGLLLLFLGMTVLGIAVLRSKRLSVLAERVMSRLPVLDKLAPHVGDFHGASNTLLGARPMIVGTVISFASWGLECLAVYLCAVGVGAGQPFLVVVFIFAVSSLAGALSFVPGGIGVAEAGLAGMFGTVAGLAGGIAVALTLVIRIATLWFATLLGLFGLLLVRRMIGEPTESVESAEAEVAQG; encoded by the coding sequence TTGCTGGAGCGCCTGAAACGCAACCTGTTGCTCGCCATCGTCCTCGCGGTCGCGGTGTACCTCGTCCTTTTCATAATCTCGGGGTTCGGTGACCTGCGCGCCGCGCTCGACGGCTTCCGGTGGTCCCTGGTGCCGGTGATCCTGGGCCTCGTGGCGCTCTCCTACGTGGGGCGCTTCTTCCGCTGGGTCTACTACCTGAAGGTGCTCGGCATCTCGCTGCCCACCGGCATAAACGCGGCCATCTTCACCGCCGGGCTCTCCATGGCGATCTCACCCGGCAAGCTCGGGGAGGTGCTAAAGAGCCTTTTCGTGAAGCAGGTCTCAGGAGATCCGGTGGCTCGAACGGCCCCGGCGGTGGTCGCCGAGCGGGCGACGGACGGGACCGGGATGGTCCTTTGGGGTATGCTCGGGGTGCTCGCTTTCAACTATGGTCCAGGTCTGCTGCTGCTGTTTCTGGGCATGACCGTGCTCGGCATCGCGGTGCTGCGCTCCAAGCGGCTCTCGGTGCTGGCCGAGCGTGTCATGTCCCGACTGCCGGTGCTCGACAAGCTGGCCCCGCACGTCGGAGACTTCCACGGCGCGTCCAACACGCTGCTCGGGGCGCGGCCCATGATAGTGGGGACCGTGATCTCGTTTGCGTCGTGGGGCCTCGAGTGTTTGGCGGTCTACCTCTGCGCCGTCGGCGTCGGGGCCGGACAGCCTTTCCTGGTGGTCGTGTTCATCTTCGCGGTTAGCTCGCTCGCCGGGGCCCTGAGCTTCGTGCCCGGCGGCATCGGGGTCGCGGAGGCCGGTCTGGCCGGGATGTTCGGCACCGTGGCCGGGCTCGCCGGGGGGATCGCGGTCGCGCTCACGCTCGTTATCCGCATCGCCACGCTGTGGTTCGCCACCCTGCTCGGGCTGTTTGGTCTGCTCCTGGTGCGGCGCATGATAGGGGAGCCCACCGAGTCCGTGGAGTCCGCCGAGGCCGAGGTTGCCCAGGGTTAG
- a CDS encoding amidohydrolase, protein MAEGSSGPVSGGSLAVENGLISHVGDTPQDTSSYDEVVDLGGKALLPGLVNTHGHAAMSLLRGYGDDLPLKTWLEEKMWPMEGRYGPEQGRWGAALAALEMIKGGTTCFVDMYDHMDHVAGVVEESGLRAGLCRGAIGLGPEDERDAKLREAISFAENWHGQAGGRITAMMGPHAPYTCPPDFIERFVESARDLGLPIHTHMSETEAEIQQNVEEYGVRPVEHLRRLGVFDGPALVAHAVHLTEEELQTLASHDVKVAHNPGSNLKLGSGVAPVPEMLRRGMRPSLGTDGAASNNNLDMLEEIRLAALIHKGALQDPLAVPAETALRMGTSYGAECAFLGETTGTLEAGKSADFITIDLDAAHLQPVHDVISNVVYSAFGSDVRDVYVQGEPLMRNGECLTLDEEEVTYNARRAFEAIAG, encoded by the coding sequence ATGGCGGAGGGCTCGTCAGGGCCCGTATCCGGTGGCTCGCTCGCCGTGGAGAACGGTCTCATCTCCCACGTCGGAGACACCCCGCAGGACACGAGCTCGTATGACGAGGTGGTGGACCTCGGCGGCAAGGCGCTCCTGCCGGGTCTCGTCAACACCCACGGTCACGCCGCGATGTCCCTGTTGCGGGGCTACGGCGACGATCTACCGCTAAAGACCTGGCTGGAGGAGAAGATGTGGCCGATGGAGGGCAGGTACGGTCCCGAGCAGGGCAGGTGGGGCGCGGCTCTGGCGGCTCTGGAGATGATCAAGGGCGGAACCACCTGCTTCGTGGACATGTACGACCACATGGATCACGTTGCCGGCGTGGTCGAGGAGTCCGGCCTGCGCGCGGGCCTGTGCCGGGGAGCCATAGGGCTCGGCCCCGAGGATGAGCGGGACGCCAAGCTCCGGGAAGCCATATCCTTCGCGGAGAACTGGCACGGTCAGGCGGGAGGGCGCATAACCGCGATGATGGGCCCGCATGCGCCGTACACGTGCCCGCCGGACTTTATAGAGAGGTTCGTCGAGAGCGCCCGCGACCTCGGGCTGCCGATCCACACCCACATGTCCGAGACCGAGGCCGAGATACAGCAAAACGTAGAGGAGTACGGCGTGCGACCGGTCGAGCACCTGCGCCGCCTCGGGGTGTTCGACGGCCCCGCGCTCGTCGCCCACGCCGTCCACCTCACCGAAGAAGAGCTACAGACCCTGGCGAGCCACGACGTGAAGGTGGCCCACAACCCCGGCAGCAACCTCAAGCTCGGCAGCGGCGTCGCCCCGGTGCCGGAGATGCTCCGGCGCGGGATGAGGCCCTCGCTCGGCACCGACGGCGCGGCCAGCAACAACAACCTGGACATGCTGGAGGAGATCCGGCTAGCTGCCCTGATCCACAAGGGCGCCCTCCAGGACCCGCTCGCCGTCCCCGCCGAGACCGCCCTCAGGATGGGTACCTCCTACGGCGCGGAGTGCGCCTTCCTCGGCGAGACCACGGGCACGCTCGAAGCCGGCAAGAGCGCGGACTTCATAACCATAGACCTGGACGCCGCGCACCTGCAGCCCGTACACGACGTGATCTCCAACGTGGTGTACTCGGCCTTCGGCAGCGACGTGCGCGACGTGTACGTGCAGGGCGAGCCCCTGATGCGCAACGGAGAGTGCCTGACCCTCGACGAGGAGGAGGTCACCTACAACGCCCGCCGCGCCTTCGAGGCCATAGCGGGCTGA
- a CDS encoding gamma-glutamyl-gamma-aminobutyrate hydrolase family protein yields MGPVIGVTATLKEDTETSATRPLGEFVRADLDYVSGVEQAGGVPVVLPPLAGDPRGAAGAMVRGLDGLLLSGGTDLHPRAYSEEPHSALAQIIPERDAFEFEILSAALEAGLPVFGICRGMQLMNVALGGTLYQDVPAQFGERGVDHRQTDPKWVPRHGVEVAPGSRIAEFSGTEHMEVNSYHHQAVKSVAAGLSVVGRSEDGLIEALESRDFSRRWLLGVQWHAEAMRGSSEYGASQRALFEAHVEASRRGSGRGSGGRAVA; encoded by the coding sequence TTGGGTCCCGTAATTGGTGTAACGGCAACCTTGAAAGAGGATACGGAGACGAGCGCGACTCGCCCACTGGGGGAGTTCGTGCGCGCGGACCTGGACTACGTGAGCGGGGTGGAGCAGGCCGGTGGTGTGCCGGTGGTGCTGCCGCCGCTCGCCGGCGATCCCCGGGGGGCAGCCGGGGCGATGGTGCGCGGCCTGGACGGGCTCCTGCTCAGTGGCGGGACCGACCTGCATCCCCGGGCGTATAGCGAGGAGCCGCACTCCGCTCTCGCGCAGATTATCCCCGAGCGGGACGCCTTCGAGTTCGAGATTCTCTCCGCGGCGCTGGAGGCCGGGCTTCCGGTGTTCGGCATCTGCCGCGGCATGCAGCTGATGAACGTCGCCCTCGGCGGCACGCTGTATCAGGACGTGCCCGCGCAGTTCGGCGAGCGCGGGGTGGATCACCGCCAGACCGATCCCAAGTGGGTGCCGCGCCACGGCGTCGAGGTGGCCCCGGGCTCCCGGATCGCCGAGTTCTCCGGCACGGAGCACATGGAGGTCAACTCGTACCACCATCAAGCGGTAAAGAGCGTGGCCGCCGGGCTCTCGGTTGTCGGACGTTCGGAGGACGGTCTGATCGAGGCCCTGGAGAGCCGGGACTTCTCCCGGCGCTGGCTGCTCGGGGTGCAGTGGCACGCCGAGGCCATGCGCGGCTCGTCCGAGTATGGTGCCTCCCAGCGGGCTCTCTTCGAGGCGCACGTGGAGGCGTCCAGGCGCGGCTCGGGCCGGGGCTCCGGCGGCCGGGCCGTGGCCTAG
- a CDS encoding tetratricopeptide repeat protein: MMMDRNRLSFWTRLVAIVLAVGFLFSSVIIGFTATGSYNLLEVFGGQDQGQQQQSQDLGPQIQEAEQTLEDNPEDPEAITDLATLYLSDGQSSKGISLLEDGMDRAPDNADIPLLLGQARVQQAQAQPEGERDESFRKAGDAFAAATERDSEDADAFLQAGSAYDQAGDPGEAIQYYNGYLDLEPDSEQAGQVEDRIQSLLDEGGSGGPGGGTSGGGGSGG, from the coding sequence ATGATGATGGACCGCAACAGGTTGAGCTTCTGGACCCGCCTCGTCGCGATAGTGCTCGCGGTGGGGTTCCTGTTCTCATCCGTGATCATAGGCTTCACGGCCACCGGCAGCTACAACCTGCTAGAGGTGTTCGGCGGGCAGGATCAGGGTCAGCAACAGCAGTCCCAGGACCTCGGCCCCCAGATACAGGAGGCCGAGCAGACCCTCGAAGACAACCCGGAGGACCCGGAGGCGATCACGGACCTAGCCACCCTCTACCTCAGCGACGGCCAGTCCAGCAAGGGTATCTCCCTCCTGGAGGACGGCATGGACCGCGCCCCCGACAACGCCGACATACCACTGCTGCTGGGACAGGCGCGGGTGCAGCAGGCCCAGGCCCAGCCAGAGGGGGAGAGGGACGAGTCCTTTCGGAAGGCCGGGGACGCCTTTGCCGCCGCCACCGAGCGCGACTCCGAGGACGCCGACGCCTTCCTGCAGGCGGGCTCCGCCTACGACCAGGCCGGGGACCCCGGCGAGGCCATCCAGTACTACAATGGCTACCTCGACCTCGAGCCAGATAGCGAGCAGGCCGGACAGGTCGAGGACAGGATACAGAGCCTGCTGGACGAGGGTGGCTCCGGCGGTCCCGGAGGCGGAACTTCGGGCGGAGGAGGCTCCGGCGGGTAA
- a CDS encoding DNA topoisomerase I: MLLIISEKANAAKKISQFLADGPVKDGKHRSVPHHSFTWNGEDAMSVGLKGHVLNPEYPEEYSNWQKVEPSALIDAEIHKSVSEKGVAEAIRSLSKKADSVIVATDFDREGELIGVEALSLVLEAKPELEDHVRRARFSALTGPEVNRAFDELVEVSHDLAAAGEARQDIDLIWGATLTRWVSRATKRYGSAFLSVGRVQSPTLALIADRERERRAFVPVPYWELHAELSDGAQDFPVRHQTERFDDEESARTAHGNITDATTVTEVKQKEAQRKPPTPFSTTVFLSAAANLGFSPSRASRIAEDLYTDGYISYPRTDNTVYPRSLDLRETLGYLKKVEGAGSYAEGLLKKEKLSPTRGKKETTDHPPIYPTGYASKKALRDDQWKIYQLVVRRFLATLSAPAKTLRTTLNFDSGGETLTTGGTVVTEEGWLGVYPYSRRADEELPSLSEGQELRVNSAEVIGKETQPPGRYGQGRLIQVMEDLGLGTKATRPNIIQNLYDRGYVHADPLIPTETGIAVAKALTDFASEIATHEMTSELEASMDSISEGETSKEAVVDRSKEVLRKVYGELESVQDEFADVVRAGIREDSVLGPCKKCGLNLTVRRAKKSGKRFAGCEGYPDCDQTYSLPPRGEIIPLGTLCEACGSPEIKVVGGRRPWITCIDMSCPKKQEEREKARARKEAGSKNNDGEDAKSGDGVTEDGSSGNGQAREKELEGSTT; encoded by the coding sequence ATGCTATTAATTATCTCCGAGAAAGCAAACGCGGCGAAGAAGATCTCCCAGTTCCTCGCGGATGGTCCGGTGAAGGACGGCAAGCATCGTAGCGTGCCCCACCACAGCTTCACCTGGAACGGCGAGGATGCCATGTCCGTCGGGCTCAAGGGCCACGTCCTGAACCCCGAGTACCCGGAGGAGTACTCCAACTGGCAGAAGGTCGAGCCCTCCGCGCTCATAGACGCCGAGATCCACAAGTCCGTCTCCGAGAAGGGGGTGGCCGAGGCCATCCGCTCGCTCTCGAAGAAGGCGGATAGCGTGATCGTGGCCACCGACTTCGACCGCGAGGGCGAGCTCATCGGTGTGGAGGCGCTCTCGCTGGTCCTGGAGGCCAAGCCGGAGCTAGAGGATCACGTCCGGCGGGCCAGGTTCTCGGCGCTTACCGGGCCGGAGGTCAACCGGGCCTTCGACGAGCTTGTGGAGGTCTCGCACGACCTGGCCGCCGCCGGGGAGGCGCGGCAGGATATAGACCTGATCTGGGGCGCTACCCTGACCCGCTGGGTCTCCCGCGCAACCAAACGCTACGGTAGCGCGTTCCTCTCCGTGGGCCGAGTGCAGTCGCCAACCTTGGCGCTCATAGCCGACCGCGAGCGGGAGCGCCGGGCGTTCGTGCCCGTGCCGTACTGGGAGCTGCACGCCGAGCTATCCGACGGCGCGCAGGACTTCCCCGTGCGCCACCAGACCGAGCGCTTCGACGATGAGGAGTCGGCCCGGACCGCGCATGGCAACATCACGGACGCCACCACCGTCACCGAGGTCAAGCAGAAAGAGGCCCAGCGCAAGCCGCCGACACCCTTTAGCACGACGGTGTTTCTCTCGGCGGCGGCGAACCTCGGTTTCTCGCCCTCGCGGGCCTCGCGCATAGCCGAGGATCTGTACACCGACGGCTACATCTCCTACCCGCGGACCGACAACACCGTGTACCCGCGTTCGCTGGATCTGCGGGAGACGCTCGGCTACCTCAAGAAGGTCGAGGGCGCAGGCTCCTACGCCGAAGGGCTACTCAAGAAGGAGAAGCTCTCACCGACGCGGGGCAAGAAGGAGACGACTGACCACCCCCCGATCTATCCGACCGGCTACGCTTCCAAGAAGGCGCTGCGCGACGATCAGTGGAAGATCTATCAGCTCGTCGTGCGGCGCTTTCTGGCCACCCTCTCCGCCCCGGCAAAGACGCTGCGCACCACGCTCAACTTCGACTCCGGTGGCGAGACGCTGACCACCGGCGGCACGGTCGTCACCGAGGAAGGCTGGCTCGGGGTGTACCCCTATAGCCGCCGGGCCGACGAGGAGCTCCCGAGCCTCTCCGAGGGTCAAGAGCTGCGGGTCAACAGCGCCGAGGTCATCGGTAAGGAGACCCAGCCGCCGGGACGCTACGGACAGGGTCGCCTCATACAGGTCATGGAGGACCTCGGGCTCGGCACGAAGGCGACGCGCCCGAACATCATCCAGAACCTCTACGACCGGGGCTACGTCCACGCCGATCCCCTGATACCGACGGAGACCGGCATCGCGGTCGCCAAGGCCCTCACGGACTTTGCCTCCGAGATCGCCACACACGAGATGACCTCCGAGCTAGAGGCGAGCATGGACAGCATCTCCGAGGGCGAGACGAGTAAGGAAGCCGTGGTGGACCGGTCCAAGGAGGTCCTGCGCAAGGTCTATGGCGAGCTGGAAAGCGTGCAGGACGAGTTCGCCGACGTGGTGCGCGCCGGTATCCGGGAGGACTCGGTGCTCGGGCCGTGCAAGAAGTGCGGCTTGAACCTGACCGTGCGCCGCGCCAAGAAGAGCGGCAAGCGGTTCGCCGGCTGCGAGGGTTATCCCGACTGCGACCAGACCTACTCGCTGCCGCCGCGGGGTGAGATCATACCCCTGGGCACCCTGTGCGAGGCGTGCGGCTCTCCCGAGATCAAGGTCGTCGGCGGGCGCCGGCCCTGGATCACGTGCATCGACATGTCCTGCCCCAAAAAGCAGGAGGAGCGCGAGAAAGCCCGCGCCCGCAAGGAGGCCGGGTCTAAAAACAACGACGGCGAGGATGCCAAGTCCGGCGACGGCGTGACGGAGGACGGCTCCTCCGGCAACGGGCAGGCCCGCGAGAAGGAGCTGGAGGGCTCTACCACCTAG
- the tmk gene encoding dTMP kinase: MTIEGLDFSGKSTLVRLLRQRFSETPALGQTMFTREPGGTPAAERIREVLLDPELEVDAWTEAYLYAAARADHVRNGLRPALAEGAVVVCERYLDSSLAYQGAGRGLGVDTVRWLNGWAVDGLVPDRTFYLALDAAERERRAWESGASLDRIERAGAGFMGRAEECFEELAQKETERMVRLDATSPPGELAEAMLREVRDLLYTHPG; encoded by the coding sequence GTGACCATCGAGGGCCTCGACTTCTCCGGCAAGAGCACTCTGGTGCGGCTCCTGCGCCAGAGGTTCTCAGAGACGCCGGCTCTCGGGCAGACGATGTTTACCCGGGAGCCGGGCGGCACCCCGGCCGCCGAGCGCATCCGGGAGGTTCTGCTCGACCCCGAGCTCGAGGTGGACGCCTGGACCGAGGCCTACCTGTACGCCGCCGCCCGGGCGGATCACGTCCGTAACGGCCTGCGTCCGGCGCTGGCGGAGGGTGCGGTCGTGGTGTGCGAGCGTTACCTGGACTCCAGCCTCGCCTACCAGGGCGCCGGGCGGGGGCTGGGCGTAGACACGGTACGCTGGCTCAACGGGTGGGCGGTGGACGGTCTCGTGCCAGACCGGACATTCTATCTGGCTCTGGACGCTGCGGAGAGGGAGCGCCGGGCGTGGGAGAGCGGGGCCTCGCTTGACCGGATAGAGCGGGCCGGAGCGGGCTTCATGGGGCGGGCGGAGGAGTGCTTCGAGGAGCTCGCGCAGAAAGAGACGGAGCGGATGGTGAGGCTCGACGCGACGAGCCCCCCCGGGGAGCTAGCTGAGGCCATGCTGCGGGAGGTGCGCGATCTGCTCTATACTCACCCCGGTTAG
- a CDS encoding DNA polymerase III subunit, which yields MADTLDTVDVADTTGQIFTGILGNTGALGSLERDLASGPSHAYLFHGPPGVGKQTVARLFGAALVAGGDEQAEDRARRGLHPDLYEVEPDGAFTTIGQVREVVRLASGRPFEGARRVFILRADTLNVQAANALLKTLESPEAGTVFVLVAASLEGVLPTVVSRSRPVRFNPVPEEELAGFLSSRGVPDADARLAASLGRGSVGLALRYGSGDGLRDLREAVIGAGLDFGADFESRHEGASRIVERAEAVGERRGSAYLGETEEPDRRAKDAAKRAGRAARDGAVREALDLLALLYRDAAVISAGAPEIAANTDRSDELGELASRYPGADWAGAASEATDEKAALTYNVSPEAVLGEALSRARRRILGPRHVERG from the coding sequence ATGGCGGATACGTTAGATACGGTAGACGTGGCAGATACGACAGGCCAGATCTTCACCGGAATTCTGGGCAACACCGGAGCCCTGGGCTCGCTGGAGCGTGATCTCGCCTCCGGCCCCTCGCACGCCTACCTGTTCCACGGCCCACCCGGTGTAGGAAAGCAGACCGTCGCCCGGCTCTTCGGGGCTGCGCTCGTGGCGGGCGGAGACGAGCAAGCCGAAGATCGCGCGCGGCGGGGCCTGCACCCCGACCTGTACGAGGTGGAGCCGGACGGCGCGTTCACCACCATCGGCCAGGTGAGGGAGGTCGTGAGGCTCGCCTCCGGGCGGCCCTTCGAGGGGGCACGCCGCGTGTTCATACTGCGGGCCGACACCCTGAACGTGCAGGCCGCCAACGCCCTCTTGAAGACTCTGGAGTCGCCCGAGGCCGGGACGGTGTTCGTGCTCGTGGCGGCCTCCCTGGAGGGCGTCCTGCCGACCGTCGTCTCTCGCTCCCGGCCCGTACGCTTCAATCCGGTACCGGAGGAAGAGCTTGCGGGTTTTCTCTCCAGCCGCGGGGTGCCGGACGCCGACGCCCGGCTCGCCGCCTCGCTCGGACGAGGGAGCGTCGGGCTCGCGTTGCGCTACGGCTCCGGGGACGGGCTGCGGGATCTCAGAGAGGCCGTGATCGGGGCCGGGCTAGACTTCGGCGCAGACTTCGAGAGCCGCCACGAGGGCGCGTCACGGATCGTGGAGCGGGCCGAGGCCGTCGGGGAGAGGCGGGGGTCCGCGTACCTCGGAGAGACAGAGGAGCCCGACCGCCGAGCCAAAGACGCCGCCAAGCGCGCCGGACGCGCCGCCCGGGACGGGGCCGTGAGGGAGGCGCTGGATCTCCTCGCCCTCCTGTACCGGGACGCGGCCGTGATCTCGGCCGGAGCCCCGGAGATCGCAGCGAACACTGACCGCTCGGACGAGCTTGGAGAACTCGCCAGCCGGTATCCGGGCGCCGACTGGGCCGGGGCGGCCTCCGAGGCCACGGACGAGAAGGCCGCGCTAACGTACAACGTCTCGCCGGAAGCCGTGCTTGGAGAGGCCCTCTCGCGGGCCAGACGCCGCATACTCGGGCCTCGACACGTGGAGAGAGGATAG
- the tatC gene encoding twin-arginine translocase subunit TatC, giving the protein MANRLSPPQAEERARYEARMTIIEHLDELRSRLFKILLALVVATVVAAVFRPQLFNFLVEPAVSRDLLNPGAGGDLIITGVTEAFFTDVKLVIYAAFVFTVPVLIYQLWAFVAPAVGDMGKVFTYILIALSSSLFLAGMVFAYFVVLPFALNFLLTFGGPRYETFIQGQAYLSFVTRFMLAFGISFELPAATYIGARLGLIDAPMLRKYRRHAIVVNAVLAAMLTPADPMSMILMAVPLIGLYEVSIVIARYVNPSSTRVAPDFGNDPDENGYRDRDDDDL; this is encoded by the coding sequence ATGGCGAATCGCCTGAGCCCGCCGCAGGCGGAGGAACGCGCGCGCTATGAGGCGCGGATGACGATCATAGAGCACCTGGACGAGCTCCGCTCCAGGCTCTTCAAGATACTCCTCGCCCTCGTCGTCGCCACCGTGGTGGCGGCTGTATTCAGACCCCAGCTCTTCAACTTCCTGGTCGAGCCCGCGGTGTCGCGGGATCTTTTGAACCCCGGAGCCGGGGGAGACCTCATCATCACGGGCGTCACCGAGGCGTTCTTCACGGACGTGAAGCTGGTGATCTACGCCGCGTTCGTGTTTACCGTTCCGGTCCTGATCTACCAGCTCTGGGCCTTCGTGGCCCCGGCGGTCGGGGACATGGGCAAGGTGTTTACCTACATCCTCATAGCCCTTTCCTCATCGCTGTTTCTGGCCGGGATGGTCTTTGCCTACTTCGTGGTGCTGCCCTTCGCGCTGAACTTCCTGCTCACCTTCGGCGGCCCGCGTTACGAGACGTTTATCCAGGGTCAGGCTTACCTGTCGTTCGTGACGCGCTTCATGTTGGCGTTCGGCATCTCCTTCGAGCTGCCGGCGGCGACCTACATAGGGGCGAGGCTGGGCCTCATAGACGCGCCGATGCTCAGGAAGTACCGCCGCCACGCCATCGTGGTGAACGCGGTGCTCGCCGCGATGCTTACGCCTGCGGATCCCATGAGCATGATCCTGATGGCAGTGCCCCTGATCGGGCTGTACGAGGTCAGCATCGTTATCGCCCGGTACGTGAACCCGAGCTCGACGAGGGTGGCGCCGGACTTCGGCAACGACCCGGACGAGAATGGTTACCGCGACAGGGACGACGACGATCTCTAG
- a CDS encoding decaprenyl-phosphate phosphoribosyltransferase, whose product MESSNFAGPGAYIKLVRPRQWTKNGFVLAGLVFSGEALVLGSILKALLAFAVFCALSGAVYAANDVLDVDEDRKHPEKQSRPVASGEIPVRSAVIFAALLAVGGLLAGFALDVGVGLAGAAYIALQALYTTVLKHLSILDVMSISAGFVLRALAGVAAVGTALSPWLIVCTGLLTLFLGFSKRRHELASLGEGASGHRRNLKDYSVPVLDEMMNIMLSATIIAYSMYTFFEYEDRFMMASIPFVIYGVFRYMLLVHRDGGGNPDTLLLQDRPLQVTLLLWLAVVMSVIYTA is encoded by the coding sequence ATGGAATCTAGTAATTTCGCGGGGCCGGGAGCCTATATAAAGCTTGTAAGGCCGCGCCAGTGGACCAAGAACGGGTTCGTGCTGGCCGGTCTCGTGTTCTCTGGTGAGGCCCTGGTCCTGGGCTCCATCCTGAAGGCGCTGCTCGCCTTTGCGGTATTCTGCGCTCTTTCGGGTGCGGTCTACGCCGCCAACGACGTGCTCGACGTGGATGAGGATCGTAAGCACCCCGAGAAGCAGTCGCGTCCGGTCGCCAGCGGCGAGATCCCGGTGAGGAGCGCGGTGATCTTCGCCGCGCTACTCGCCGTGGGCGGGCTCCTCGCGGGGTTCGCGCTCGACGTCGGGGTCGGGCTCGCCGGGGCGGCGTACATAGCTCTGCAGGCGCTCTACACCACCGTCCTCAAGCACCTGAGTATCCTGGACGTGATGAGCATCTCCGCCGGGTTCGTGCTGCGGGCGCTGGCTGGGGTCGCCGCGGTCGGCACGGCGCTGTCGCCGTGGTTGATCGTGTGCACCGGCCTACTCACACTCTTTCTCGGGTTCTCCAAACGCCGTCACGAACTCGCGAGCCTGGGAGAAGGGGCATCCGGCCACCGGCGGAACCTCAAGGACTACTCGGTGCCGGTGCTGGACGAGATGATGAACATCATGCTCTCGGCCACGATCATCGCGTACTCGATGTACACGTTCTTCGAGTACGAGGACCGCTTCATGATGGCGAGCATCCCGTTCGTGATCTACGGCGTGTTCCGGTACATGCTGCTCGTGCACCGGGACGGCGGCGGCAACCCGGACACCCTGCTCCTCCAGGACCGGCCCCTGCAGGTGACGCTGCTGCTGTGGCTGGCCGTCGTGATGAGCGTCATCTACACCGCCTAG